From a single Gracilimonas sp. genomic region:
- a CDS encoding T9SS type A sorting domain-containing protein, translating to MKKATLLIAVLMSLPFLAMAQTTVTVSANITEDTEWTSDNEYVLDGMIFVTGGADLYIEAGTTVRGGEGQDLDASGLVITRGSKIFAEGTAENPIIFTAEDDANLTKDDVGEWGGLVILGRASTNNVVEATIEGVNEITSDPALVGYGGTDDMDDSGILRYVSIRHTGINIGSSSGNEIQGLTLGGVGAGTTIEYVESFASGDDGYEWFGGTVNTKYLVSAFNNDDAFDWDQGFRGKGQFWFVIQDSDQAGRSAEMDGAGGDETGTPFAYPVISNATYIGPGVSSTPSGDPGQMLEFRDNTGALYANSVFTDHPGNALRVEDVDGVDDFDSRARLEADSLNITNSVFFSFGTGTTLADMATNAYEATMLTANNNVTIDPELGGISRTGDAGLDPRPGNSAVLSGAVIPEDAFFSEVSFKGAFGGNNWLAGWTALDQYGYLSESGTPGMEAVSGNITEDTYWTADNEYLLDGMVFVTDGADLYIEAGTTVRGGEGQDLDASGLVITRGSRIFAEGTSSNPIIFTAEDDANLTKDDVGEWGGLVILGRASTNNTVEATIEGVNEISSDPDLVGYGGTDDMDDSGVLRYVSIRHSGINIGSSSGNEIQGLTLGGVGAGTTIEYIESFASGDDGYEWFGGTVNTRYLISAFNNDDAFDWDQGFRGKGQFWFVIQDSDQAGRSAEMDGAGGDETGTPFAYPVISNATYIGPGVSSTPSGDPGQMLEFRDNTGALYANSVFTDHPGNALRVEDVDGVDDFDSRARLEADSLNITNSIFFSFGTGTTFADMATNGYEETMLSANSNTIVDPMLRGISRTDDAGLDPRPNPDSPVYGTAVAMEDDWFYPTNYAGAFDGSNWAAGWTALDAYGFLGSGLVTDTEGSPSEVPNSVTLNQNYPNPFNPTTQISFTLPQAQQVTLKVYDMLGREVATLANREMFSSGMSTLNFNASNLSSGLYIYRLTSGNVAVTRKMTLIK from the coding sequence ATGAAGAAAGCAACGCTACTAATAGCAGTCTTGATGAGTTTGCCCTTCCTTGCGATGGCGCAAACTACTGTGACTGTAAGTGCAAACATTACTGAAGATACAGAGTGGACCTCTGATAACGAATACGTACTTGACGGTATGATTTTCGTAACAGGAGGAGCCGATCTGTATATTGAAGCAGGGACCACAGTTCGTGGTGGTGAAGGTCAGGATCTTGATGCATCCGGCTTGGTAATTACCCGTGGTTCAAAGATATTCGCTGAAGGTACAGCGGAAAATCCCATTATCTTTACTGCTGAAGATGATGCCAACTTAACCAAAGATGATGTTGGAGAGTGGGGCGGACTGGTAATTCTAGGTCGCGCTTCAACTAACAATGTTGTTGAAGCTACCATCGAAGGGGTAAACGAGATCACCAGCGATCCAGCACTTGTAGGTTATGGTGGTACTGATGACATGGATGATTCCGGTATTCTTCGGTATGTATCTATCCGTCACACAGGAATCAATATTGGTTCAAGTTCTGGTAACGAAATTCAAGGTTTAACCCTTGGTGGCGTTGGTGCCGGAACTACTATTGAATATGTAGAATCATTTGCCAGTGGTGATGATGGATATGAGTGGTTCGGTGGAACTGTAAACACAAAGTATTTAGTGTCTGCTTTCAACAATGATGATGCTTTTGACTGGGATCAGGGATTCCGTGGAAAGGGCCAATTCTGGTTTGTAATCCAGGATAGCGATCAGGCTGGACGTTCTGCTGAGATGGATGGTGCCGGTGGCGATGAAACAGGTACTCCGTTTGCATACCCAGTGATTTCAAATGCTACTTACATTGGACCTGGCGTTTCTTCAACTCCATCCGGCGATCCGGGACAAATGCTTGAGTTCCGTGACAACACGGGTGCGCTTTATGCTAACTCTGTATTCACAGATCACCCGGGTAACGCTCTTCGCGTAGAAGATGTAGACGGTGTAGATGACTTTGACTCAAGAGCTCGTCTTGAAGCAGATTCATTGAACATTACAAACAGTGTTTTCTTCAGCTTTGGAACAGGTACTACATTAGCTGACATGGCAACAAATGCTTATGAAGCAACCATGCTTACAGCTAACAATAATGTTACTATTGATCCAGAGTTAGGCGGAATTAGCCGAACAGGTGATGCTGGTTTAGACCCTCGTCCTGGTAATAGCGCGGTTTTAAGTGGTGCTGTTATACCAGAAGACGCTTTCTTTAGCGAGGTTTCTTTTAAAGGTGCTTTCGGTGGAAATAACTGGTTAGCAGGATGGACTGCTCTTGACCAATATGGCTATTTAAGTGAGTCAGGTACACCAGGAATGGAAGCAGTATCAGGAAATATTACTGAAGATACTTACTGGACTGCTGACAATGAGTATCTTCTGGATGGAATGGTGTTTGTGACTGATGGTGCTGATCTATACATAGAAGCTGGAACCACAGTACGTGGTGGCGAAGGACAGGATCTGGATGCTTCCGGTTTGGTAATCACTCGTGGATCTAGAATTTTTGCTGAAGGTACTTCAAGCAATCCTATTATTTTTACTGCTGAAGATGATGCCAACTTAACCAAAGATGATGTTGGAGAGTGGGGCGGACTTGTTATTCTTGGCCGTGCTTCAACCAACAATACTGTAGAAGCTACTATTGAAGGAGTAAATGAGATTTCTTCAGATCCTGACTTAGTAGGATATGGTGGTACTGATGACATGGATGATTCTGGTGTACTTCGCTATGTATCTATCCGTCACTCAGGAATCAATATTGGTTCAAGTTCAGGTAACGAGATTCAAGGTTTAACTCTTGGTGGCGTTGGCGCCGGAACTACTATTGAGTATATAGAGTCATTTGCCAGTGGCGATGATGGATACGAGTGGTTCGGTGGAACAGTAAATACAAGATACCTGATTTCTGCTTTTAACAATGATGACGCTTTTGACTGGGATCAGGGATTCCGTGGAAAAGGCCAATTCTGGTTTGTTATCCAGGATAGCGATCAGGCTGGACGTTCAGCTGAAATGGATGGTGCCGGTGGCGATGAAACGGGTACTCCATTTGCATACCCAGTGATTTCAAATGCTACTTACATTGGACCTGGCGTTTCTTCAACTCCATCCGGCGATCCGGGACAAATGCTTGAGTTCCGTGACAACACTGGTGCATTATATGCAAACTCAGTATTCACAGATCACCCGGGTAACGCTCTACGCGTAGAAGATGTAGACGGTGTAGATGACTTTGACTCAAGAGCTCGACTTGAAGCAGATTCATTGAATATCACTAACAGTATCTTCTTCAGCTTTGGAACAGGTACTACTTTTGCTGACATGGCAACAAATGGTTACGAAGAAACAATGCTGAGTGCTAACAGCAATACAATTGTTGATCCAATGCTTAGAGGGATAAGCCGAACTGACGATGCAGGTTTAGATCCACGACCAAATCCAGATAGCCCTGTTTATGGAACTGCAGTAGCTATGGAAGATGACTGGTTCTATCCAACAAATTATGCAGGTGCTTTTGATGGCTCTAACTGGGCTGCTGGCTGGACTGCTTTGGATGCTTATGGATTCTTAGGTAGTGGTTTAGTTACTGATACTGAAGGAAGCCCTTCAGAAGTTCCGAATTCAGTAACGCTGAACCAAAACTATCCAAACCCATTTAACCCAACTACACAGATTAGTTTTACGCTGCCACAGGCACAGCAAGTAACGCTGAAAGTGTATGACATGCTGGGTCGTGAAGTGGCTACGCTTGCCAACAGGGAAATGTTCTCTTCAGGTATGAGCACGCTAAACTTCAATGCAAGCAACCTTTCAAGTGGATTGTACATCTATCGCTTAACCAGCGGAAATGTAGCGGTAACACGCAAAATGACATTGATTAAATAA
- a CDS encoding TonB-dependent receptor: MKTHIISALVCFALSISVNLKAQETGSVTGTVVDAETGETLIGVNVVIQGTTIGTSTDLDGRYTIRNLSPGSYTLEVSYISFQKQTITGVEVNAGQATRLDLTLQPETEELDDVIITAEAILDNEAGLLRQRQKSISFSDAISAESISSSGAGDAAGALQKVVGASVVDGKYVFIRGLGDRYTSTHLNGSELPSSDPNRKSFQMDIFPANLLENIVTLKTFTPDKPGNFSGGLVDIATKDFPEQFSFQLSASTGYNTQATFTDLRIGDPSSTDAFGFDGGRREIPKEVKDFIKSGQEIPTLRDTRDDQQAAETLDRLSNSFNNEFQPREQYGVMNQSYGFSIGNQVPFFGNDLGYTASFSYSQGYSGYNNGDVARYDLVGNFDDSEQLFRRLDVNDVKGERNVDWGGMATVSYRLTDNHRFSARFLKTQSGTGAGRYLEGFQYDIPNALFQTRVVQYTERSLTSFQLSGKSYFENFLKTTVEWKAANATNTQDEPDLRYFTTQVDTFASGAILYSSPTNNFQRPGRFYRNLEENNRNAGVDVTIPFNSFNGVAGNIKFGGNLVDVERDFREQRFDFYTDTQNFTLNDVEGDVDAFFDSLGILGYANNGRPQFGNYVQNASTPRSNYDATRTVSAAYLMTELPVTDKFKLIGGVRVENADIEVISQDTALAVGSLSNTDYLPSVNAIYSFTENMNVRAAYTQTVARPTFRELAPYITFDFVGGLLFQGNENLKRTLITNYDVRWELFTGPGEILAVSGFYKELENPLERVIRTDIGNDALSIQNVEEGRVYGLEFEVRKNLGFLTEDLRHFSLSTNYTLVRSYVDIPELELQVIRNARPDAEDTRELQGQSPFLFNLDLGYANPDIEFNSSISYNFFGDRLGIVTEGATPDIYERGYGSLNFTSNKTIGENFELSFKISNILNPDIIQSQKFKGDEYFYQKYQRGRTFSLGIKYKI; encoded by the coding sequence GTGAAAACACACATAATATCAGCACTCGTTTGTTTTGCGCTTTCTATTTCTGTTAATCTAAAAGCGCAAGAAACAGGTTCCGTCACAGGAACCGTTGTAGATGCCGAGACCGGCGAAACTCTAATCGGAGTTAATGTTGTAATTCAAGGAACTACCATCGGTACGTCTACCGATCTAGATGGTCGGTACACGATCAGGAATCTCAGTCCAGGTAGTTATACTCTTGAAGTCAGTTATATCTCTTTTCAGAAGCAAACCATTACCGGCGTTGAGGTTAATGCAGGACAGGCAACCAGGCTTGACCTAACTCTTCAGCCCGAAACAGAAGAGCTTGATGACGTTATTATAACGGCAGAAGCTATCCTTGATAACGAAGCAGGGCTTCTGCGCCAGCGCCAAAAATCTATTTCTTTCAGCGATGCTATTTCTGCTGAAAGTATTTCGAGTTCAGGAGCAGGTGATGCGGCCGGGGCACTTCAAAAAGTTGTAGGTGCTTCTGTAGTAGATGGTAAGTATGTCTTTATCCGGGGGTTAGGTGACAGGTATACCAGCACTCATTTAAATGGCTCAGAGCTTCCGTCGTCAGATCCAAACAGGAAATCTTTTCAGATGGATATCTTTCCTGCTAATCTGTTAGAGAATATTGTAACTCTCAAAACCTTTACCCCTGACAAACCAGGTAACTTTAGCGGCGGGTTGGTAGATATAGCAACTAAAGATTTCCCTGAACAATTTTCTTTTCAGTTATCTGCTTCAACAGGATATAATACTCAGGCAACTTTCACGGATCTAAGAATCGGTGATCCGAGTAGTACAGATGCATTCGGTTTTGATGGAGGGAGGAGAGAAATCCCGAAAGAAGTAAAAGACTTTATAAAAAGCGGACAAGAGATTCCGACTTTAAGGGATACCAGAGATGACCAGCAAGCTGCTGAAACATTAGACCGCCTTTCAAATTCATTTAACAATGAATTTCAACCAAGAGAGCAATATGGTGTAATGAATCAAAGCTACGGTTTTTCGATTGGTAACCAGGTGCCTTTTTTTGGCAATGATCTTGGATACACTGCAAGCTTTTCATATAGCCAGGGTTACTCAGGTTATAACAATGGAGATGTTGCCCGCTATGATTTGGTAGGTAATTTTGACGATTCAGAGCAGCTGTTCCGTCGTTTGGATGTGAATGATGTGAAGGGAGAAAGAAATGTAGACTGGGGTGGTATGGCAACGGTTTCATATCGTCTTACTGATAATCATAGATTCTCAGCTCGCTTTTTAAAGACCCAAAGTGGTACAGGAGCAGGTAGATATCTCGAAGGCTTTCAGTATGACATCCCTAATGCTCTTTTTCAAACCAGGGTAGTACAATATACTGAACGTAGTTTGACCTCATTTCAGCTAAGTGGGAAAAGTTATTTTGAAAATTTCCTGAAAACAACGGTTGAGTGGAAGGCAGCTAATGCAACAAATACTCAAGATGAACCAGATCTTAGGTACTTCACTACTCAAGTAGATACTTTTGCTTCTGGAGCAATTCTTTATTCCAGTCCAACAAATAACTTTCAACGTCCAGGACGTTTCTATAGAAATCTGGAAGAGAATAATCGGAATGCCGGAGTTGATGTTACAATCCCGTTCAATTCTTTTAATGGTGTAGCGGGTAATATCAAATTTGGTGGTAACCTTGTTGATGTTGAACGTGACTTTAGGGAGCAGCGGTTTGACTTCTATACCGACACCCAAAACTTTACACTTAATGATGTGGAAGGAGATGTTGATGCATTCTTTGACTCATTAGGAATTTTAGGTTACGCTAATAACGGCCGCCCACAATTTGGTAACTACGTTCAAAATGCATCTACACCAAGAAGTAATTATGATGCTACAAGAACAGTTTCTGCAGCTTATTTGATGACTGAACTACCTGTCACCGATAAGTTTAAGCTTATAGGTGGTGTTCGTGTCGAAAATGCTGATATAGAAGTAATCAGTCAGGATACTGCTTTAGCAGTGGGTTCATTATCTAATACTGATTACCTGCCCTCTGTGAATGCAATCTACAGCTTTACAGAGAATATGAATGTTCGTGCGGCATACACCCAAACAGTAGCCAGACCTACTTTCCGTGAATTAGCTCCATATATCACGTTCGACTTTGTTGGAGGGCTCCTATTTCAGGGTAATGAGAACCTCAAACGTACATTAATTACCAATTATGATGTCAGATGGGAATTATTTACAGGCCCTGGTGAGATTCTGGCTGTAAGTGGTTTTTACAAAGAGCTTGAAAATCCCCTCGAGCGTGTGATTCGAACTGATATTGGAAATGATGCTCTTTCCATTCAGAATGTAGAAGAGGGTAGAGTTTATGGACTTGAATTTGAGGTACGTAAAAATTTAGGATTCTTAACCGAAGATCTTCGTCACTTTTCACTTTCAACCAATTACACACTCGTAAGATCTTATGTAGACATTCCTGAGCTTGAGCTACAGGTAATTCGCAATGCACGACCAGATGCTGAAGACACCAGAGAACTACAGGGTCAGTCACCTTTCCTTTTCAATTTAGATTTAGGGTATGCAAATCCTGATATCGAGTTCAATTCTTCAATCAGTTACAATTTCTTTGGAGATCGGTTGGGAATCGTTACTGAAGGCGCAACACCAGATATATATGAAAGAGGTTATGGTTCTCTCAATTTCACCTCAAACAAAACTATTGGTGAGAATTTCGAGCTGAGTTTTAAGATCAGCAATATCCTGAATCCGGATATTATCCAATCACAGAAATTTAAAGGTGATGAATATTTTTATCAGAAATATCAGCGTGGAAGAACCTTCTCTCTTGGTATCAAATACAAAATTTAA